A window of Candidatus Fermentibacter sp. genomic DNA:
TGCCCGGGATGCGGGCACGGGATACTCCACAAGCTGATAGCCGAGGCGCTCGAGGACTTCGAGATCACCGAGAGGACGGTCCTCATCAGCCCCGTCGGCTGCAGCGTCTTCGCCTACTACTACTTCAACACCGGCAACCTGCAGGTGCCGCACGGCCGTGCGCCGGCCGTGGCCACAGCCGTCTCCAGGGCCAATCCCGACAGCGTCGTGATCAGCTACCAGGGCGACGGCGACCTCGCGGCGATCGGCGGTAACCACATCGTCCAGGCCGCCAACAGGGGCGAGAACATCACGGTGTTCTTCGTGAACAACGCTATCTACGGCATGACCGGCGGTCAGATGGCCCCCACGACGCTCGAGGGGATGAAGACCACGACGACCCCGTTCGGCAGGAATCCCGCCACCGACGGCTATCCCATGAAGGTCGCCGAGCTCCTGAACGCGCTGTACGCACCGGTCTTCATCGCCAGGACGTCGCTGCACGACGTCGCCAACATCAGGAAGACGAGGGCGGCCGTCCGGAAGGCCCTCCAGTACAACATGGACAAGAAGGGCTTCTCGCTCGTGGAAGTGCTGAGCATGTGCCCCAGCAACTGGAAGATGGGCGCAGTCGAGAGCCAGAACTGGATCAAGGAGAGGATGCTCGACGTCTTCCCGCTCGGGACCCTCAGGGACAGGGGGGCCGAAGTCGAACCCAGGCAGAGGCCCGTTCCGGCCCTGGACCCCGACAGCGTGCGCAAGGCCATGGGCACGGAGAAGGGAGCCGGCAAGGCTTTCGCGAGGCCCGGGGCGGTCCCCGGGGTGTCGAACCCCTCGGTCCGCATCGCCGGCTTCGGCGGGCAGGGCGTGCTGTCGACAGGCGTGGTGCTGGCCAACCTCGGCCTCGAATACGGCTACAACGTCTCCTGGCTGCCGTCCTACGGGCCCGAGATGCGCGGAGGAACAGCCAACTGCTCGGTGAAGATCCAGGACACGACCATCGGCGACACCGAGGCCACGAAGCCTGACGTGCTCATCGCGCTGAACAGGCCGAGCCTCGAGAAGTTCGAGGGCATAGTGAAGCCTGGCGGCATCCTGATCTACAACAGCACGCTGATCGAGGTCCAGCCGACCCGCGGGGACGTCTGTGTGCTGGCGGTGCCCATCACCGGCCTCGCCGACGAGCTGGGGAACACCAGGGTGCAGAGCATGGTCGCCGTGGGCGCCTTCGCCG
This region includes:
- a CDS encoding 2-oxoacid:acceptor oxidoreductase family protein, with protein sequence MKGAVLRKPGGFMDVYEHKPGAEKDRTHYCPGCGHGILHKLIAEALEDFEITERTVLISPVGCSVFAYYYFNTGNLQVPHGRAPAVATAVSRANPDSVVISYQGDGDLAAIGGNHIVQAANRGENITVFFVNNAIYGMTGGQMAPTTLEGMKTTTTPFGRNPATDGYPMKVAELLNALYAPVFIARTSLHDVANIRKTRAAVRKALQYNMDKKGFSLVEVLSMCPSNWKMGAVESQNWIKERMLDVFPLGTLRDRGAEVEPRQRPVPALDPDSVRKAMGTEKGAGKAFARPGAVPGVSNPSVRIAGFGGQGVLSTGVVLANLGLEYGYNVSWLPSYGPEMRGGTANCSVKIQDTTIGDTEATKPDVLIALNRPSLEKFEGIVKPGGILIYNSTLIEVQPTRGDVCVLAVPITGLADELGNTRVQSMVAVGAFAAATGLYAIEDIVALMPSLFSGEAIVRLNEKAVRAGHDFVKGIRS